In the Apteryx mantelli isolate bAptMan1 chromosome 1, bAptMan1.hap1, whole genome shotgun sequence genome, one interval contains:
- the PHLDA1 gene encoding pleckstrin homology-like domain family A member 1, with protein MLESGCKAVKEGMLEKRSDGLLQLWKKKRCILTEEGLLLIPPKQQQPPPPQQQQQQPPAPPAEPAAKIKELHFSNMKTVDCVERKGKYVYFTVVMAEGKEIDFRCAQEQGWNAAITLQMVQYKNRQAVLAVRSTRHKQQQLLAPPPAPRRRSASSSA; from the coding sequence ATGCTGGAGAGCGGCTGCAAGGCGGTGAAGGAGGGCATGCTGGAGAAGAGGAGCGACGGGCTCCTGCAGCTCTGGAAGAAGAAGCGCTGCATCCTCACCGAGGAGGGGCTGCTCCTCATCCCgcccaagcagcagcagccgccgccgccgcagcagcagcagcagcagccgccggcgcCACCGGCCGAGCCGGCGGCCAAGATCAAGGAGCTGCACTTCTCCAACATGAAGACGGTGGACTGCGTGGAGCGCAAGGGCAAGTACGTGTACTTCACGGTGGTGATGGCCGAGGGCAAGGAGATCGACTTTCGGTGCgcgcaggagcagggctggaacGCGGCGATCACGCTGCAGATGGTGCAGTACAAGAACCGCCAGGCCGTGCTCGCCGTCCGCTCCACCcgccacaagcagcagcagctcctggcgccgccgccggccccgcgccgccgcagcgcctccagctccgcctag